The following are encoded in a window of Methanobrevibacter ruminantium M1 genomic DNA:
- a CDS encoding class III signal peptide-containing protein produces MFSIYLKNDFNRLFKEDKAQGSVELILLIGGIIVIVLVCMFVYKSYMGGLGDELESNELESLNNSFEELSSKFE; encoded by the coding sequence ATGTTTAGCATTTATTTAAAAAATGATTTTAATAGATTATTCAAGGAAGATAAAGCACAGGGGTCTGTAGAATTAATTTTACTTATCGGAGGCATAATTGTAATTGTTTTGGTTTGCATGTTTGTTTATAAGTCCTATATGGGGGGATTAGGTGATGAATTGGAATCTAATGAATTAGAATCATTAAATAACTCTTTTGAAGAATTATCCTCTAAATTTGAGTGA
- a CDS encoding type II secretion system F family protein, with product MFVEDLINNLSNFIESRLSDKILIFLQEYFLKAGIFTLASQIIAILFISIVFTLILALMIALLFSFDILMAILLAIFIPLLSFILFVFIKSERRREELENSIPDFLRQLASMLRVGMSLENALVDLSEHGNGPLYDELRRVVVEIRMGKSFDESFRNMAKRLDSKDLERSFKIILNAHKSGGGLADVISDVSDDLRAMLILKRERKSSVMMSIMFLVLASVVAAPFALGMVGVYSSFMIELNRSSAICQLAPTVALIYLIIHSILAGFLIALIMYGDIKKGVKFSIPITALAFFLFYLINVFGLSFFGF from the coding sequence ATGTTTGTTGAAGATTTAATAAATAATTTATCAAATTTTATAGAAAGCAGATTAAGCGATAAAATATTAATTTTCTTACAGGAATATTTCTTAAAGGCAGGAATATTCACTTTGGCCTCTCAAATCATTGCTATATTGTTCATTTCAATTGTTTTTACATTGATATTGGCTTTGATGATTGCATTGTTATTTTCATTTGATATTCTTATGGCAATTCTATTGGCTATTTTCATTCCTCTTTTGTCTTTTATTCTATTTGTTTTTATAAAATCCGAGCGAAGAAGGGAAGAGCTTGAAAACTCAATTCCGGACTTTTTAAGACAATTGGCTTCAATGCTGCGGGTTGGAATGAGTCTTGAGAATGCTCTTGTTGATTTGTCAGAGCATGGAAACGGCCCATTATATGATGAGCTGCGCCGTGTGGTTGTTGAGATAAGGATGGGAAAGTCTTTTGATGAATCCTTTAGGAATATGGCGAAAAGGCTTGACTCAAAGGATCTTGAACGTAGTTTTAAGATTATCTTAAATGCTCATAAGAGTGGGGGAGGTCTTGCTGATGTTATTAGTGATGTCAGTGATGATTTAAGGGCTATGCTGATTTTAAAAAGGGAAAGAAAGTCGTCTGTAATGATGTCAATCATGTTTTTGGTTTTGGCATCTGTTGTAGCTGCTCCCTTTGCTTTGGGAATGGTTGGAGTCTATTCTTCCTTTATGATTGAATTGAACAGATCAAGTGCCATCTGTCAACTTGCCCCAACGGTTGCTCTGATCTATCTGATCATTCATTCGATTTTGGCAGGATTTCTCATAGCTCTTATTATGTATGGGGATATTAAGAAAGGTGTAAAGTTTTCTATTCCAATAACCGCATTAGCATTTTTCTTATTTTATCTTATTAATGTGTTTGGACTATCCTTTTTCGGATTCTGA